Proteins from a genomic interval of Kitasatospora herbaricolor:
- the alaS gene encoding alanine--tRNA ligase — protein MESAEIRRRWLRFFEERGHTVVPSASLVADDPTLLLVNAGMVPFKPYFLGEVKPQYSRATSVQKCVRTLDIEEVGKTTRHGSFFQMCGNFSFGDYFKEGAIKFAWELLTSSVADGGYGLEKEKLWITVYKDDDEAEQIWRDVIGVPSERIQRLGMKDNFWSMGVPGPCGPCSEINYDRGPAYGEEGGPAVNGERYLEIWNLVFMQYERGHGDGKDGFEILGDLPSKNIDTGLGLERLAAILQDVDNLFEIDTSRLILDRAAELTGHTYGADHKSDVSLRVVTDHFRTAVMLVGDGVTPGNEGRGYVLRRILRRAIRNMRLLGATGTVAKELTDITIKAMAPQYAELESDRKRIETVVVAEETAFLQTLRSGTNLLDAAVTETKQSGGAVLSGDQAFKLHDTYGFPIDLTLEMAEEQGLQVDEAGFRRLMQEQRDRAKADAKAKKMGHADVAAYREVADQAGASVFTGYTATEGEATVVGLLVDGVPAPAATEGDEVEIILDRTPFYAEGGGQLADHGRIRLDSGAVVEIRDVQQPVPGVTVHSGGVLFGEVVLGASAYASIDVDRRRAVSRAHSATHLTHQALRDALGPTAAQAGSENAPGRFRFDFGSPAAVPGSVLTDVEQKINEVLVRELDVTAEVMTMDQARKAGAIAMFGEKYGDAVRVVTIGDFSKELCGGTHVGNTAQLGLVKLLGESSIGSGVRRVEALVGVDAYKFLAREHTVVAQLTELVKGRPEELPEKISGMLAKLKDAEKEIERFRAEKVLAAASGLADAAEDVRGVALVAARVSDGVGADELRKLVLDVRNRLGSRPAVVAAFTVANGRPLTVIATNEDARACGVKAGELVRTAAKTLGGGGGGKDDVAQGGGTDPSAVDEAIAAVRALVAERAS, from the coding sequence ATGGAGTCGGCAGAGATCCGCCGCCGCTGGCTGCGCTTCTTCGAGGAGCGCGGTCACACCGTCGTTCCGTCGGCGTCCCTGGTCGCCGACGACCCCACCCTGCTGCTGGTCAACGCCGGCATGGTGCCCTTCAAGCCGTACTTCCTCGGCGAGGTGAAGCCGCAGTACTCGCGTGCCACCAGCGTCCAGAAGTGCGTGCGCACGCTGGACATCGAAGAGGTCGGCAAGACCACCCGGCACGGCTCGTTCTTCCAGATGTGCGGCAACTTCTCCTTCGGCGACTACTTCAAGGAAGGGGCCATCAAGTTCGCGTGGGAGCTGCTCACCAGCTCCGTCGCGGACGGCGGCTACGGCCTGGAGAAGGAGAAGCTCTGGATCACCGTCTACAAGGACGACGACGAGGCCGAGCAGATCTGGCGTGACGTCATCGGCGTGCCGTCCGAGCGCATCCAGCGCCTCGGCATGAAGGACAACTTCTGGTCGATGGGCGTCCCCGGCCCGTGCGGCCCGTGCTCGGAGATCAACTACGACCGCGGCCCCGCGTACGGCGAGGAGGGCGGCCCGGCCGTCAACGGCGAGCGCTACCTGGAGATCTGGAACCTGGTCTTCATGCAGTACGAGCGCGGCCACGGCGACGGCAAGGACGGCTTCGAGATCCTCGGCGACCTGCCGAGCAAGAACATCGACACCGGTCTCGGCCTGGAGCGCCTCGCCGCGATCCTGCAGGACGTCGACAACCTCTTCGAGATCGACACCAGCCGGCTGATCCTGGACCGCGCCGCCGAGCTCACCGGCCACACCTACGGCGCCGACCACAAGTCGGACGTCTCGCTGCGCGTGGTCACCGACCACTTCCGCACCGCGGTCATGCTGGTCGGCGACGGCGTCACCCCCGGCAACGAGGGCCGCGGCTACGTGCTGCGCCGCATCCTGCGCCGCGCCATCCGCAACATGCGCCTGCTCGGCGCCACCGGGACGGTGGCCAAGGAGCTGACGGACATCACCATCAAGGCGATGGCCCCGCAGTACGCCGAACTGGAGAGCGACCGCAAGCGGATCGAGACGGTCGTGGTGGCCGAGGAGACCGCCTTCCTGCAGACCCTGCGCAGCGGCACGAACCTGCTGGACGCGGCGGTCACCGAGACCAAGCAGTCCGGCGGCGCCGTGCTCTCCGGCGACCAGGCGTTCAAGCTGCACGACACCTACGGCTTCCCGATCGACCTGACCCTGGAGATGGCCGAGGAGCAGGGGCTCCAGGTCGACGAGGCCGGCTTCCGCCGTCTGATGCAGGAGCAGCGGGACCGCGCCAAGGCGGACGCCAAGGCCAAGAAGATGGGCCACGCCGACGTCGCCGCGTACCGCGAGGTCGCCGACCAGGCCGGCGCGTCCGTCTTCACCGGCTACACCGCCACCGAGGGCGAGGCCACCGTGGTGGGCCTGCTGGTGGACGGCGTGCCGGCGCCGGCCGCGACCGAGGGCGACGAGGTCGAGATCATCCTCGACCGCACGCCGTTCTACGCCGAGGGCGGCGGCCAGCTCGCCGACCACGGCCGGATCCGGCTGGACTCCGGCGCGGTCGTCGAGATCCGCGACGTGCAGCAGCCGGTGCCGGGCGTGACCGTGCACTCCGGCGGGGTGCTGTTCGGCGAGGTCGTGCTCGGTGCCTCGGCGTACGCCAGCATCGACGTGGACCGCCGCCGGGCCGTCTCGCGCGCCCACTCGGCCACCCACCTGACCCACCAGGCGCTGCGCGACGCGCTCGGCCCGACGGCCGCCCAGGCCGGCTCCGAGAACGCGCCGGGCCGCTTCCGCTTCGACTTCGGCTCGCCCGCCGCCGTGCCCGGCAGCGTGCTGACCGACGTCGAGCAGAAGATCAACGAGGTGCTGGTCCGCGAACTGGACGTCACCGCCGAGGTCATGACGATGGACCAGGCCCGCAAGGCCGGCGCCATCGCGATGTTCGGCGAGAAGTACGGCGACGCCGTCCGGGTCGTCACCATCGGCGACTTCTCCAAGGAGCTGTGCGGCGGCACCCACGTCGGCAACACCGCCCAGCTGGGCCTGGTGAAGCTGCTCGGCGAGTCCTCGATCGGCTCCGGCGTGCGCCGGGTCGAGGCGCTGGTCGGCGTGGACGCCTACAAGTTCCTGGCCCGTGAGCACACGGTGGTCGCCCAGCTCACCGAGCTGGTCAAGGGCCGCCCGGAGGAGCTGCCGGAGAAGATCTCCGGCATGCTCGCCAAGCTCAAGGACGCCGAGAAGGAGATCGAGCGGTTCCGCGCCGAGAAGGTGCTGGCCGCCGCCTCCGGTCTGGCGGACGCCGCCGAGGACGTCCGGGGCGTCGCCCTGGTCGCCGCCCGGGTCAGCGACGGCGTGGGCGCGGACGAGTTGCGCAAGCTGGTGCTGGACGTCCGCAACCGGCTCGGCTCGCGCCCGGCCGTGGTCGCGGCCTTCACCGTGGCGAACGGCCGCCCGCTGACCGTGATCGCCACCAACGAGGACGCCCGCGCCTGCGGCGTGAAGGCCGGCGAGCTGGTCCGCACGGCGGCCAAGACCCTCGGCGGCGGCGGTGGCGGCAAGGACGACGTCGCCCAGGGCGGCGGCACCGACCCGTCCGCCGTGGACGAGGCGATCGCCGCGGTCCGCGCCCTGGTCGCGGAGCGCGCCTCCTGA
- the ruvX gene encoding Holliday junction resolvase RuvX gives MNDRDRDVSHEGEPQSDGRPAWRRGRRIAVDVGDARIGVASCDPDGMIATPVETVPAGGRSQARILAIAEEYDAIEVIVGLPRSLSGKEGPAAAKVRLYAGQLAVRLAPVPVRLVDERMSTVTATHGLRASGVKAKKGRSVVDQAAAVVILQSALEAERVSGRPPGESVEPVI, from the coding sequence ATGAACGACCGGGACAGGGACGTTTCGCACGAGGGCGAGCCGCAGTCGGACGGCCGCCCGGCCTGGCGCCGGGGTCGGCGGATCGCCGTCGACGTCGGTGACGCCCGGATCGGGGTCGCGTCCTGCGACCCCGACGGGATGATCGCGACGCCCGTGGAGACCGTCCCGGCCGGCGGGCGTTCGCAGGCCAGGATCCTCGCCATCGCGGAGGAGTACGACGCGATCGAGGTGATCGTCGGCCTGCCGCGCTCGCTCAGCGGCAAGGAGGGCCCGGCGGCCGCCAAGGTCCGGCTGTACGCCGGGCAGCTGGCGGTCAGGCTCGCGCCGGTGCCGGTGCGGCTGGTGGACGAGCGGATGTCCACCGTGACGGCGACGCACGGGCTGCGCGCCTCGGGCGTGAAGGCCAAGAAGGGCCGTTCGGTGGTCGACCAGGCCGCCGCCGTGGTGATCCTGCAGAGTGCCCTGGAGGCCGAACGGGTGAGCGGCAGACCTCCTGGTGAGAGCGTCGAACCGGTCATCTGA
- the mltG gene encoding endolytic transglycosylase MltG: MTDQDFTPGLTPGHLGAPPNEPEGRPPGQGPLHEPPDPERLRTRLACALTALALVVLIGGAGLTGYSWWQGQRKHPTADFAGSGTGVVEISVPQGAGLIQIAGTLVRKGVVASSQAFTKAAAGSGSAAGRIQAGTYTLRLRMSAASALAVLIDPANANGLTIPEGWRGSQVYAAIDEKLKLPKGTTERAAQDQVAELGLPEITNGRPEGYLFPATYSVTGDTKPIDLLKQMVQQAGKDFASEDVETVAATMGQTPYGVLTVASLVQGEADNSEDMAKVARVIYNRLAQKMPLQLDSTINYALGRSTLDTTVTDTKLDSPYNTYLHQGLPPTPISNPGRQAIRAAAEPAAGDWLYFVTVKPGDTRFTDSLEQHGRNVAEFNALRAAQGSPSPGADKH; this comes from the coding sequence ATGACCGATCAGGACTTCACCCCCGGGCTCACCCCCGGGCACCTCGGGGCGCCGCCGAACGAGCCGGAGGGCCGCCCGCCCGGCCAGGGCCCGCTGCACGAGCCGCCGGACCCCGAGCGGCTGCGCACCCGCCTCGCCTGCGCGCTGACCGCGCTGGCCCTGGTCGTGCTGATCGGCGGGGCCGGCCTGACCGGCTACTCGTGGTGGCAGGGCCAGCGCAAGCACCCGACCGCCGATTTCGCCGGCAGCGGGACCGGCGTGGTGGAGATCTCCGTCCCGCAGGGCGCGGGCCTGATCCAGATCGCCGGCACGCTGGTGCGCAAGGGCGTGGTGGCCAGCTCGCAGGCCTTCACCAAGGCGGCGGCGGGCAGCGGGTCGGCGGCCGGGCGGATCCAGGCGGGCACCTACACGCTGCGTCTGAGGATGTCGGCGGCCTCGGCGCTGGCCGTCCTGATCGACCCGGCGAACGCCAACGGCCTGACCATCCCGGAGGGCTGGCGCGGCAGCCAGGTCTACGCGGCGATCGACGAGAAGCTCAAACTGCCGAAGGGCACCACCGAGCGCGCCGCCCAGGACCAGGTCGCCGAGCTGGGCCTGCCCGAGATCACCAACGGCCGGCCGGAGGGCTATCTCTTCCCCGCGACCTACAGCGTCACCGGGGACACCAAGCCGATCGACCTGCTCAAGCAGATGGTCCAGCAGGCCGGCAAGGACTTCGCCAGCGAGGACGTCGAGACGGTCGCGGCCACCATGGGCCAGACCCCTTACGGAGTGCTGACGGTCGCCAGCCTCGTCCAGGGCGAGGCGGACAACTCGGAGGACATGGCCAAGGTGGCCCGGGTGATCTACAACCGGCTGGCCCAGAAGATGCCGCTGCAGCTGGACTCGACCATCAACTACGCGCTCGGGCGGAGCACCCTCGACACCACCGTCACCGACACCAAGCTCGACTCCCCCTACAACACCTACCTGCACCAGGGGTTGCCGCCGACGCCGATCTCCAACCCGGGACGGCAGGCGATCCGGGCCGCCGCGGAGCCTGCGGCGGGGGACTGGCTCTACTTCGTCACGGTCAAGCCCGGCGACACCCGGTTCACCGACAGCCTTGAGCAACACGGCCGCAACGTGGCCGAGTTCAACGCACTGCGGGCCGCCCAGGGGAGTCCGTCGCCGGGGGCGGACAAGCACTGA
- the mltG gene encoding endolytic transglycosylase MltG yields the protein MTDLGRGYGSQGSEPWRPGDPVYGGQQQPVPGQEDGGWQQNPVQQPDPFGQGQQQYGQQGYPQQSHQQQDPFQGQQQYGQQGYGQQAQYGQQGYQQQPNPMQPNPMQQGQQYVQGQQQFGQQGYQQQPNPMQPNPMQQGQQYVQGQQQFGQQGYQQQGGPQAPGQLPPQQGQQQGQQHGQQQGQQQQNFPGRQQPPFGQQSRPVQQGRRAQPAEPAGPGPDGIDWEAEAAALESGAAPAEAEPDAEQWDGPQDELQDEQEEEQGSFLGDLDDSREAKRKRKEKGKKSGRRNGGACLLVALVLLGGVAGGGWWGYGFYQSHFGPPADFAGDGTTTVQVEIKLGSSGGQMGQALKAAGVVKSVEAFTDAFGKDPKSQGIQPGFFTLKREMSAAAALKILIDSAGGENLILQEGLSAAEIYAKIDDKLKQPKGTTAGVAKAQVAELGLPAFAGGNPEGFLFPTRYAIAKDMKPVELLKQMVAKATEQYQALNLDAGAQKIGLKNAYEVVIEASILQKEGNNAADFGKMARTIQNRLADEAQTQHRLGMDTTLQYSLGRKNLTEKEMDDASNKYNTYLNAGLPPTPIANPGADALKAVLNPPEGKWLFFIAMSPTETRFADTYAQHLVNVQEYCTAAGQGFDKARGHCVTK from the coding sequence ATGACTGATCTGGGTCGGGGCTACGGCTCCCAGGGCTCCGAGCCGTGGCGCCCCGGTGATCCGGTGTACGGCGGTCAGCAGCAGCCGGTCCCCGGCCAGGAGGACGGCGGCTGGCAGCAGAACCCGGTCCAGCAGCCCGATCCGTTCGGTCAGGGCCAGCAGCAGTACGGCCAGCAGGGCTACCCCCAGCAGTCGCACCAGCAGCAGGATCCGTTCCAGGGCCAGCAGCAGTACGGCCAGCAGGGGTACGGCCAGCAGGCGCAGTACGGGCAGCAGGGCTACCAGCAGCAGCCGAACCCGATGCAGCCGAACCCGATGCAGCAGGGCCAGCAGTACGTCCAGGGCCAGCAGCAGTTCGGCCAGCAGGGCTACCAGCAGCAGCCGAACCCGATGCAGCCGAACCCGATGCAGCAGGGCCAGCAGTACGTCCAGGGCCAGCAGCAGTTCGGCCAGCAGGGCTACCAGCAGCAGGGCGGACCGCAGGCGCCGGGCCAGCTGCCGCCCCAGCAGGGCCAGCAGCAGGGCCAGCAGCACGGCCAGCAGCAGGGCCAGCAGCAGCAGAACTTCCCCGGCCGGCAGCAGCCGCCGTTCGGCCAGCAGTCGCGGCCGGTCCAGCAGGGCCGCCGCGCGCAGCCGGCCGAGCCGGCCGGCCCCGGCCCGGACGGCATCGACTGGGAGGCGGAGGCCGCGGCGCTGGAATCGGGCGCCGCCCCGGCCGAGGCCGAGCCGGACGCCGAGCAGTGGGACGGCCCGCAGGACGAGCTCCAGGACGAGCAGGAGGAGGAGCAGGGCTCCTTCCTCGGCGACCTGGACGACTCCCGCGAGGCCAAGCGCAAGCGCAAGGAGAAGGGCAAGAAGTCCGGCCGCCGCAACGGCGGCGCCTGCCTGCTGGTGGCCCTGGTGCTGCTCGGCGGCGTGGCCGGCGGCGGCTGGTGGGGTTACGGCTTCTACCAGAGCCACTTCGGGCCGCCCGCCGACTTCGCGGGCGACGGCACCACGACCGTCCAGGTCGAGATCAAGCTGGGCTCCTCGGGCGGCCAGATGGGCCAGGCGCTCAAGGCGGCGGGCGTCGTCAAGAGCGTCGAGGCCTTCACCGACGCCTTCGGCAAGGACCCGAAGTCCCAGGGCATCCAGCCCGGCTTCTTCACCCTCAAGCGCGAGATGTCGGCCGCGGCCGCGCTGAAGATCCTGATCGACTCGGCGGGCGGCGAGAACCTGATCCTCCAGGAGGGCCTCAGCGCGGCGGAGATCTACGCCAAGATCGACGACAAGCTGAAGCAGCCCAAGGGCACCACGGCCGGCGTCGCCAAGGCCCAGGTCGCCGAGCTCGGCCTGCCCGCCTTCGCGGGCGGCAACCCGGAGGGATTCCTCTTCCCGACCCGGTACGCCATCGCCAAGGACATGAAGCCGGTGGAACTGCTCAAGCAGATGGTCGCCAAGGCGACCGAGCAGTACCAGGCCCTGAACCTGGACGCGGGAGCGCAGAAGATCGGGCTGAAGAACGCCTACGAGGTGGTCATCGAGGCGAGCATCCTCCAGAAGGAGGGCAACAACGCGGCGGACTTCGGCAAGATGGCCCGCACCATCCAGAACCGCCTGGCCGACGAGGCGCAGACGCAGCACCGCCTCGGCATGGACACCACGCTCCAGTACTCCCTCGGTCGCAAGAACCTGACCGAGAAGGAGATGGACGACGCGTCCAACAAGTACAACACCTACCTGAACGCGGGCCTGCCTCCGACGCCGATCGCCAACCCCGGCGCGGACGCGCTGAAGGCGGTGCTCAACCCGCCGGAGGGGAAGTGGCTGTTCTTCATCGCCATGTCCCCGACCGAGACCCGGTTCGCCGACACCTACGCCCAGCACCTGGTCAACGTGCAGGAGTACTGCACCGCGGCGGGTCAGGGCTTCGACAAGGCCCGCGGCCACTGCGTCACCAAGTAG
- a CDS encoding shikimate dehydrogenase: MDSKHRAAVLGSPIAHSLSPVLHRAAFRALGLARWSYQRFEVDEAGLPGLVAGLDEAEWAGLSLTMPLKRAIIPLLDEVSATARSVDAVNTVLFHPDGRRTGDNTDVPGLVNALRERGVESVPAAAVLGAGATASSALAALAQICTGEVTVYVRSAERAREMAELGERLGLDLRTADWERGAEALERPLTVSTTPAGATDGFADGLPAGPGALFDVLYHPWPTKLVAACAERGATVLGGLDLLVHQAVLQSEAFTGITPGPLAAMREAGEAALAGG, translated from the coding sequence GTGGACAGCAAGCACAGGGCGGCCGTGCTCGGCTCGCCGATCGCGCACTCGCTCTCACCCGTGCTGCACCGGGCGGCGTTCCGGGCGCTCGGCCTGGCGCGGTGGAGCTATCAGCGCTTCGAGGTGGACGAGGCCGGGCTGCCCGGCCTCGTCGCCGGGCTGGACGAGGCCGAGTGGGCCGGGCTCTCCCTCACCATGCCGCTCAAGCGGGCGATCATCCCGCTGCTGGACGAGGTCAGCGCCACCGCCCGGTCGGTGGACGCCGTCAACACGGTGCTGTTCCACCCGGACGGGCGCCGGACCGGCGACAACACCGACGTCCCCGGCCTGGTGAACGCGCTGCGCGAGCGGGGCGTCGAGAGCGTCCCGGCCGCCGCCGTGCTCGGCGCCGGGGCCACCGCCTCCTCCGCGCTGGCCGCGCTGGCCCAGATCTGCACCGGTGAGGTGACGGTCTACGTCCGCAGCGCCGAGCGGGCCCGCGAGATGGCCGAGCTGGGCGAGCGGCTCGGGCTGGACCTGCGCACCGCCGACTGGGAGCGCGGGGCCGAGGCGCTGGAGCGTCCGCTGACCGTCTCCACCACCCCGGCCGGGGCCACCGACGGGTTCGCCGACGGGCTGCCCGCCGGGCCCGGCGCGCTCTTCGACGTGCTCTACCACCCGTGGCCGACCAAGCTGGTCGCGGCCTGCGCGGAGCGCGGCGCCACCGTGCTGGGCGGGCTGGACCTGCTGGTGCACCAGGCGGTGCTGCAGAGCGAGGCGTTCACCGGGATCACCCCCGGGCCGCTGGCGGCGATGCGCGAGGCCGGCGAGGCGGCCCTCGCCGGCGGCTGA
- the aroC gene encoding chorismate synthase: protein MGTLRWLTAGESHGPALVATLEGLPAGVPVTTELVADALARRRLGYGRGARMKFEQDEVTFLGGVRHGLTMGSPVAVMVGNTEWPKWEQVMSADPVDPEILAGLARNEALTRPRPGHADLAGMQKYSIDEARPILERASARETAARVALGAVARSYLKETCGIELVSHVVELAAAKAPAGVLPLPSDEARLDEDPVRCLDADASKRMVAEIDQAHKDGDTLGGVVEVLAYGLPPGLGSHVHWDRRLDARLAAALMGIQAIKGVEVGDGFELARIPGSQAHDEIVPTPEGVRRTSGRSGGTEGGLSTGELLRVRAAMKPIATVPRALQTLDVRTGEPAKAHHQRSDVCAVPAAGIVAEAMVALVLADAVSEKFGGDNVSETRRNVRGYLDNLIVR from the coding sequence TTGGGTACGTTGCGCTGGCTGACCGCGGGGGAGTCGCACGGCCCCGCACTCGTCGCGACGCTGGAGGGCCTGCCCGCCGGCGTACCGGTGACCACCGAGCTCGTCGCCGACGCGCTGGCCCGCCGCCGGCTCGGCTACGGCCGCGGTGCCCGGATGAAGTTCGAGCAGGACGAGGTGACCTTCCTCGGCGGCGTGCGGCACGGTCTGACCATGGGCAGCCCGGTGGCGGTCATGGTCGGCAACACCGAGTGGCCCAAGTGGGAGCAGGTCATGTCGGCCGACCCGGTCGACCCGGAGATCCTGGCCGGCCTGGCCCGCAACGAGGCGCTCACCCGCCCCCGCCCCGGCCACGCCGACCTGGCGGGCATGCAGAAGTACTCCATCGACGAGGCCCGGCCGATCCTGGAGCGCGCCAGCGCCCGCGAGACGGCCGCCCGGGTGGCGCTGGGCGCGGTCGCCCGTTCGTACCTCAAGGAGACCTGCGGCATCGAGCTGGTCTCGCACGTCGTGGAGCTGGCCGCCGCCAAGGCCCCGGCCGGCGTGCTGCCGCTGCCCTCGGACGAGGCCCGCCTCGACGAGGACCCGGTGCGCTGCCTGGACGCCGACGCCTCCAAGCGGATGGTCGCCGAGATCGACCAGGCCCACAAGGACGGCGACACCCTCGGTGGTGTGGTCGAGGTGCTCGCCTACGGCCTGCCGCCGGGCCTCGGCTCGCACGTCCACTGGGACCGCCGGCTGGACGCCAGGCTGGCCGCCGCGCTGATGGGCATCCAGGCGATCAAGGGCGTCGAGGTCGGCGACGGCTTCGAGCTGGCCCGGATCCCGGGCTCGCAGGCGCACGACGAGATCGTCCCGACCCCGGAGGGCGTCCGCCGCACCTCCGGCCGTTCGGGGGGCACCGAGGGCGGCCTGTCCACCGGCGAGCTGCTGCGCGTGCGCGCCGCGATGAAGCCGATCGCCACCGTGCCCCGCGCCCTGCAGACCCTGGACGTGCGCACCGGCGAGCCGGCCAAGGCGCACCACCAGCGGTCCGACGTCTGTGCCGTGCCGGCCGCGGGCATCGTGGCCGAGGCGATGGTGGCGCTGGTGCTGGCCGACGCGGTGAGCGAGAAGTTCGGCGGCGACAACGTCTCCGAGACCCGCCGCAACGTGCGGGGCTACCTCGACAACCTGATCGTCCGATGA
- a CDS encoding shikimate kinase encodes MTAPVLVLVGPPGSGKTTVGRELAARLGVGFRDTDADIEALAGKPIPEIFIDEGEPHFRELEVAAVRAATAGHPGVLALGGGAVLAEATRALLADLPVVFLEVALADAVKRVGLDAPRPLLAVNPRASWRDLMEARRPLYLEVATAVVATEGLTPEQVADAVLEALELQPK; translated from the coding sequence ATGACCGCACCGGTCCTCGTGCTGGTCGGCCCGCCCGGCAGTGGCAAGACCACCGTCGGGCGGGAGCTGGCCGCGCGGCTCGGGGTCGGCTTCCGCGACACCGACGCCGACATCGAGGCGCTGGCCGGCAAGCCGATCCCGGAGATCTTCATCGACGAGGGCGAACCGCACTTCCGGGAGCTGGAGGTGGCCGCCGTCCGCGCCGCCACCGCCGGCCACCCCGGCGTGCTCGCCCTCGGCGGCGGCGCGGTGCTGGCCGAGGCCACCCGCGCCCTGCTGGCGGACCTCCCCGTGGTGTTCCTGGAGGTCGCCCTGGCCGACGCCGTCAAGCGGGTCGGCCTGGACGCGCCGCGCCCGCTGCTCGCGGTCAACCCGCGGGCCAGCTGGCGCGACCTGATGGAGGCCCGGCGTCCGCTGTACCTGGAGGTCGCGACCGCCGTCGTCGCCACCGAGGGGCTCACCCCGGAGCAGGTCGCCGACGCCGTACTCGAAGCACTGGAGCTGCAGCCGAAATGA